One window of the Camelina sativa cultivar DH55 chromosome 1, Cs, whole genome shotgun sequence genome contains the following:
- the LOC104701204 gene encoding TBC1 domain family member 5 homolog A-like isoform X1: MAPLEIEPALHEQSGSLVLSNADESDRRFANLRGVRWRVNLGVLPSFDSSIDEFRRAAANSRRRYALLRRRLLINPHVLKDKYKSLNFITDDPLSQSPNSTWGQIFRISELAKTLDQDLSRLYQEHYCCYFQTPGCQGMLRRILLLWCLKHPEYGYRQGMHELLAPLLYVLHVDIMRLSEVRKDYEDYFTDRFDSLSSEERDITYTYDFNKFMDSMDDGIGSQGFSKKIKSLDELDPEVQSIVMLSDSYGTESELGSVLSEKFMEHDAYCMFDALMSGTDGCVAMASFFSYSPTSRSHTGLTPVLEACTALFRLLDVVDSSLHSHLVELGVEPQYFGLRWLRVLFGREFLLEDLLLVWDEIFSAGSSAETDTTDEDSRNHSFGIVDCPRGTLILGMAVSMILYLRSTLLSSENATCCLQRLLNFPEITDLNKIIQKAKLLQVLVLDTDVRSALSINCDFDQRSYVHARTKSFPSGSTSPSSPLIFAPESYSEKKWRVLHKAKEEERQNVLEKQSPPTQKKRMWLKVTKIFRAVTNLSLHKAGNGEKEANSSSPVTRSLLEDLSQQLLPELEEANSIDCLVTMNKEDNSPQETEEDIMDFHSADEESIISGNSHSEENASIYSDPISPIIGSNYLENGSDSITGSNLFPDKSIGSPVSSEPISPAIDLNYCGNDLNCSTGSNLFLDDENYEDPQTSGNSPVSISPCPDNEYPVTQSDEDDPTDKYVGITKEHKLLHGIVQWFRKFKRTFYSEEKIDINASDATKTNNVEIEKNQISCYSEFHPQASSSGQNRDSDQNLLKTLKNLGQSMLKHIQVIELVFQQQPGIVQAGMVGNLAKTNLIGRGQVTATTALMELRKISNLLLDM, translated from the exons atggctcCGTTGGAGATCGAGCCAGCTTTACATGAACAGTCAGGATCATTGGTTTTGAGTAATGCAGACGAGTCAGATCGTCGTTTCGCTAATCTTAGGGGAGTTCGGTGGCGTGTGAATCTCGGAGTTCTTCCGTCTTTTGATTCTTCAATCGATGAGTTTCGCAGAGCAGCAGCTAATTCTCGACGAAG ATATGCTCTTCTCAGGAGAAGACTTTTGATCAATCCACATGTACTCAAGGATAAATATAAGTCCCTTAATTTTATCACTGACGACCCCTTGTCACAAAGTCCAA ATAGCACATGGGGTCAAATCTTTCGTATCTCTGAGTTGGCAAAAACACTTGACCAAGACTTATCAAGGTTATATCAAGAAcattattgttgttattttcaaacGCCTGGATGCCAAGGAATGCTGAGACGCATTCTATTGTTGTGGTGCCTGAAGCATCCCGAGTATGGGTATAGGCAAG GAATGCACGAGCTTTTGGCACCACTCCTTTATGTACTTCATGTTGATATCATGCGTCTTTCTGAAGTGCGTAAAGACTATGAAGATTATTTTACCGATAGATTTGATAGTTTATCTTCCGAGGAAAGAGATATAACGTACACTTATGATTTCAATAAGTTCATGGATTCCATGGACGATGGGATTGGATCCCAGGGGttttcaaagaaaattaaaagtctCGATGAGCTTGATCCTGAAGTCCAGTCCATTGTGATGTTGAGTGACTCTTATGGGACAGAAAGTGAACTTGGCAGTGTTTTGTCTGAAAAATTTATGGAACATGATGCTTACTGTATGTTTGATGCTCTCATGAGTGGGACTGATGGTTGTGTCGCCATGGCTAGCTTTTTTAGTTACTCTCCAACCAGCAGATCCCACACCGGGTTAACTCCAGTTCTTGAAGCTTGTACAGCATTGTTTCGTCTTCTAGATGTCGTTGATTCATCTCTGCACAGCCATCTAGTTGAACTTGGAGTTGAACCTCAGTACTTTGGTCTTCGTTGGTTGAGAGTTTTGTTTGGAAGAGAATTTTTGCTTGAGGACCTCTTGTTAGTGTGGGACGAGATATTTTCAGCAGGGAGTAGTGCAGAAACGGACACAACTGATGAGGATAGTAGAAACCACAGCTTTGGGATCGTTGATTGTCCTCGGGGTACCTTAATCTTGGGAATGGCTGTTTCAATGATATTATATTTAAGATCAACCTTGCTTTCTTCTGAAAATGCAACATGTTGTCTACAGAGACTATTAAATTTTCCAGAGATTACTGACCTGAATAAGATAATACAGAAGGCTAAGCTGTTacaagttttggttttggatactGATGTACGATCAGCTCTGTCAATAAATTGTGACTTCGACCAGAGAAGTTATGTACATGCAAGAACTAAAAGTTTTCCATCCGGCTCCACTTCACCTAGTTCTCCTTTGATTTTCGCACCTGAAAGCTATTCGGAGAAGAAATGGAGAGTTCTACACaaagccaaagaagaagaaaggcaaAACGTTTTGGAGAAACAGAGTCCTCctacacaaaagaaaaggatgTGGTTGAAAGTGACAAAAATTTTCCGAGCGGTGACTAATCTATCACTTCATAAGGCAGGTAATGGGGAAAAGGAAGCAAACTCATCTTCTCCAGTGACACGAAGTTTGCTTGAAGATTTGTCTCAACAGCTCCTTCCCGAACTAGAGGAAGCTAATAGTATTGATTGTCTTGTGACTATGAACAAGGAAGATAACTCTCCtcaagaaactgaagaagacaTTATGGACTTTCATTCTGCAGATGAAGAGAGTATTATAAGTGGAAACTCCCACAGTGAGGAGAATGCATCCATCTATTCAGACCCTATCAGTCCTATCATAGGTTCAAACTACCTTGAAAACGGTTCAGATAGCATTACTGGGTCCAATTTGTTTCCTGATAAAAGCATAGGTTCACCTGTCTCCTCAGAACCAATCAGTCCTGCCATAGATTTAAATTACTGCGGAAATGATTTAAATTGTAGTACTGGTTCAAAtctgtttcttgatgatgaaaACTATGAAGATCCTCAAACAAGTGGAAACTCACCTGTTTCCATATCTCCTTGTCCGGATAATGAGTATCCAGTAACTCAGTCTGATGAAGACGATCCCACAGATAAATATGTGGGCATTACTAAGGAGCACAAGCTTTTACATGGAATAGTCCAGTGGTTTCGGAAGTTTAAACGCACTTTTTACAGTGAGGAGAAGATTGATATAAATGCTTCTGATGCCACAAAAACCAACAATGTTGAAATAGAAAAGAACCAAATCAGTTGCTACTCTGAGTTCCACCCCCAAGCTTCATCTTCTGGCCAAAATAGAGACTCAGATCAGAATCTATTGAAGACTCTGAAGAACCTTGGCCAGTCCATGCTCAAACACATTCAG GTAATCGAGTTGGTTTTTCAACAACAACCTGGTATAGTTCAGGCAGGAATGGTAGGGAACTTAGCTAAAACCAATTTGATCGGAAGGGGACAAGTTACAGCTACAACAGCACTCATGGAGCTTCGGAAAATCAGTAATCTGTTGTTAGATATGTGA
- the LOC104701204 gene encoding TBC1 domain family member 5 homolog A-like isoform X2, with the protein MAPLEIEPALHEQSGSLVLSNADESDRRFANLRGVRWRVNLGVLPSFDSSIDEFRRAAANSRRRRRLLINPHVLKDKYKSLNFITDDPLSQSPNSTWGQIFRISELAKTLDQDLSRLYQEHYCCYFQTPGCQGMLRRILLLWCLKHPEYGYRQGMHELLAPLLYVLHVDIMRLSEVRKDYEDYFTDRFDSLSSEERDITYTYDFNKFMDSMDDGIGSQGFSKKIKSLDELDPEVQSIVMLSDSYGTESELGSVLSEKFMEHDAYCMFDALMSGTDGCVAMASFFSYSPTSRSHTGLTPVLEACTALFRLLDVVDSSLHSHLVELGVEPQYFGLRWLRVLFGREFLLEDLLLVWDEIFSAGSSAETDTTDEDSRNHSFGIVDCPRGTLILGMAVSMILYLRSTLLSSENATCCLQRLLNFPEITDLNKIIQKAKLLQVLVLDTDVRSALSINCDFDQRSYVHARTKSFPSGSTSPSSPLIFAPESYSEKKWRVLHKAKEEERQNVLEKQSPPTQKKRMWLKVTKIFRAVTNLSLHKAGNGEKEANSSSPVTRSLLEDLSQQLLPELEEANSIDCLVTMNKEDNSPQETEEDIMDFHSADEESIISGNSHSEENASIYSDPISPIIGSNYLENGSDSITGSNLFPDKSIGSPVSSEPISPAIDLNYCGNDLNCSTGSNLFLDDENYEDPQTSGNSPVSISPCPDNEYPVTQSDEDDPTDKYVGITKEHKLLHGIVQWFRKFKRTFYSEEKIDINASDATKTNNVEIEKNQISCYSEFHPQASSSGQNRDSDQNLLKTLKNLGQSMLKHIQVIELVFQQQPGIVQAGMVGNLAKTNLIGRGQVTATTALMELRKISNLLLDM; encoded by the exons atggctcCGTTGGAGATCGAGCCAGCTTTACATGAACAGTCAGGATCATTGGTTTTGAGTAATGCAGACGAGTCAGATCGTCGTTTCGCTAATCTTAGGGGAGTTCGGTGGCGTGTGAATCTCGGAGTTCTTCCGTCTTTTGATTCTTCAATCGATGAGTTTCGCAGAGCAGCAGCTAATTCTCGACGAAG GAGAAGACTTTTGATCAATCCACATGTACTCAAGGATAAATATAAGTCCCTTAATTTTATCACTGACGACCCCTTGTCACAAAGTCCAA ATAGCACATGGGGTCAAATCTTTCGTATCTCTGAGTTGGCAAAAACACTTGACCAAGACTTATCAAGGTTATATCAAGAAcattattgttgttattttcaaacGCCTGGATGCCAAGGAATGCTGAGACGCATTCTATTGTTGTGGTGCCTGAAGCATCCCGAGTATGGGTATAGGCAAG GAATGCACGAGCTTTTGGCACCACTCCTTTATGTACTTCATGTTGATATCATGCGTCTTTCTGAAGTGCGTAAAGACTATGAAGATTATTTTACCGATAGATTTGATAGTTTATCTTCCGAGGAAAGAGATATAACGTACACTTATGATTTCAATAAGTTCATGGATTCCATGGACGATGGGATTGGATCCCAGGGGttttcaaagaaaattaaaagtctCGATGAGCTTGATCCTGAAGTCCAGTCCATTGTGATGTTGAGTGACTCTTATGGGACAGAAAGTGAACTTGGCAGTGTTTTGTCTGAAAAATTTATGGAACATGATGCTTACTGTATGTTTGATGCTCTCATGAGTGGGACTGATGGTTGTGTCGCCATGGCTAGCTTTTTTAGTTACTCTCCAACCAGCAGATCCCACACCGGGTTAACTCCAGTTCTTGAAGCTTGTACAGCATTGTTTCGTCTTCTAGATGTCGTTGATTCATCTCTGCACAGCCATCTAGTTGAACTTGGAGTTGAACCTCAGTACTTTGGTCTTCGTTGGTTGAGAGTTTTGTTTGGAAGAGAATTTTTGCTTGAGGACCTCTTGTTAGTGTGGGACGAGATATTTTCAGCAGGGAGTAGTGCAGAAACGGACACAACTGATGAGGATAGTAGAAACCACAGCTTTGGGATCGTTGATTGTCCTCGGGGTACCTTAATCTTGGGAATGGCTGTTTCAATGATATTATATTTAAGATCAACCTTGCTTTCTTCTGAAAATGCAACATGTTGTCTACAGAGACTATTAAATTTTCCAGAGATTACTGACCTGAATAAGATAATACAGAAGGCTAAGCTGTTacaagttttggttttggatactGATGTACGATCAGCTCTGTCAATAAATTGTGACTTCGACCAGAGAAGTTATGTACATGCAAGAACTAAAAGTTTTCCATCCGGCTCCACTTCACCTAGTTCTCCTTTGATTTTCGCACCTGAAAGCTATTCGGAGAAGAAATGGAGAGTTCTACACaaagccaaagaagaagaaaggcaaAACGTTTTGGAGAAACAGAGTCCTCctacacaaaagaaaaggatgTGGTTGAAAGTGACAAAAATTTTCCGAGCGGTGACTAATCTATCACTTCATAAGGCAGGTAATGGGGAAAAGGAAGCAAACTCATCTTCTCCAGTGACACGAAGTTTGCTTGAAGATTTGTCTCAACAGCTCCTTCCCGAACTAGAGGAAGCTAATAGTATTGATTGTCTTGTGACTATGAACAAGGAAGATAACTCTCCtcaagaaactgaagaagacaTTATGGACTTTCATTCTGCAGATGAAGAGAGTATTATAAGTGGAAACTCCCACAGTGAGGAGAATGCATCCATCTATTCAGACCCTATCAGTCCTATCATAGGTTCAAACTACCTTGAAAACGGTTCAGATAGCATTACTGGGTCCAATTTGTTTCCTGATAAAAGCATAGGTTCACCTGTCTCCTCAGAACCAATCAGTCCTGCCATAGATTTAAATTACTGCGGAAATGATTTAAATTGTAGTACTGGTTCAAAtctgtttcttgatgatgaaaACTATGAAGATCCTCAAACAAGTGGAAACTCACCTGTTTCCATATCTCCTTGTCCGGATAATGAGTATCCAGTAACTCAGTCTGATGAAGACGATCCCACAGATAAATATGTGGGCATTACTAAGGAGCACAAGCTTTTACATGGAATAGTCCAGTGGTTTCGGAAGTTTAAACGCACTTTTTACAGTGAGGAGAAGATTGATATAAATGCTTCTGATGCCACAAAAACCAACAATGTTGAAATAGAAAAGAACCAAATCAGTTGCTACTCTGAGTTCCACCCCCAAGCTTCATCTTCTGGCCAAAATAGAGACTCAGATCAGAATCTATTGAAGACTCTGAAGAACCTTGGCCAGTCCATGCTCAAACACATTCAG GTAATCGAGTTGGTTTTTCAACAACAACCTGGTATAGTTCAGGCAGGAATGGTAGGGAACTTAGCTAAAACCAATTTGATCGGAAGGGGACAAGTTACAGCTACAACAGCACTCATGGAGCTTCGGAAAATCAGTAATCTGTTGTTAGATATGTGA
- the LOC104701214 gene encoding asparagine synthetase [glutamine-hydrolyzing] 2-like, with protein sequence MPSFSSSFDSFDCNTMCGILAVLGCIDSTQAKRSRIIELSRRLRHRGPDWSGLHCHEDCYLAHGRLAIIDPTYGEQPLYNEDKTIVVTVNGEIYNHKVLHEKLKSHQFHTGSDCEVIAHLYEEHKEYVFFIH encoded by the exons ATGCCAAGCTTCTCGTcaagttttgattcttttgaCTGTAACACAATGTGTGGGATTCTCGCTGTTCTTGGTTGCATCGACAGCACTCAAGCTAAACGTTCTCGTATCATTGAACTCTCTCGCAG GTTGAGGCATAGAGGTCCTGATTGGAGTGGACTCCATTGTCATGAAGATTGTTATCTTGCTCATGGGCGTTTAGCCATCATTGACCCAACTTATGGAGAACAACCGCTCTATAACGAAGACAAGACCATCGTTGTCACG GTCAATGGAGAGATATACAACCACAAGGTTTTGCATGAAAAGCTCAAGTCTCATCAATTCCACACTGGTAGCGACTGTGAAGTGATTGCACACCTT TACGAAGAACATAAAGAATACGTCTTTTTCATACATTGA
- the LOC104701248 gene encoding uncharacterized protein LOC104701248 yields the protein MLVESSFSSSVETSLLNVSEYQDPFAAYDWASLAETYQMIHKVPEQSQESFLKAVPVTDAMNLDESKHPKHQVSCPETSVRHKVSEKARTSLVYRRRKRSLKPRGTAEPNLGKNMKQDDSLDDSVVTLHNPEESTKRKDRFNNCLVYSRKKRRGKSSCTFTGETTIRGDGRDDGFVSEHSIGETRRRGNRSDNCLVYSRKKGRVKFNSCSFSSHVTGGTKISCDQADSSVCSQRGQIAKADSAFTGLNPGEIKQIGYQPVDSQSTQLVKSNGILTESHIRTTKRNGDTSDVLLMYSRRKRREKSIGVRVNGFLVYTRKKFKFRGPFARPDPSETKKNGNQLSIASSLELVDDTQVTKVRCASDGTNVNCSSLKSSSELDSSSSKTGEDDCYSSDAGVSETDTDSSSSPFRQCKHCDEPGTVERMLICDECEEAYHTRCCGTRRKEVAKIDDWLCPSCLKKKSSKTKIKGRISRERKWRVTVPFVIGIRIGKEFQADVPDWSGPTMSDTSFVGEPLEIDESEYMHDLKKAKNSKKQCSAVNWLQCREENSNGNICGKWRRAPRSEVQTKDWECFCCVFWDPSRADCAVPQELETSEILKQLKYIKMLRPRSDAKKRKIGSKGRNKSRNEGKS from the exons ATGTTGGTGGAAAGTTCGTTCAGCTCTTCTGTTGAAACTAGTCTACTGAACGTATCCGAGTATCAAGACCCATTTGCTGCATATGATTGGGCGTCACTTGCTGAAACTTATCAGATGATCCACAAAGTTCCCGAACAGTCTCAAGAAAGCTTTCTTAAAGCTGTTCCAGTCACTGATGCAATGAATCTTGATGAATCAAAACATCCAAAACATCAAGTAAGTTGTCCAGAGACATCTGTTAGGCACAAGGTATCGGAAAAGGCCCGGACTTCTCTTGTGTATCGTCGAAGGAAGAGGAGCTTAAAACCTAGGGGAACTGCGGAACCTAACCTAGGGAAGAATATGAAACAGGATGATTCTCTTGATGACTCTGTTGTCACTTTACATAACCCTGAAGAAAGCACAAAAAGGAAAGATCGCTTCAATAACTGTCTTGTCTATAGCCGGAAAAAAAGGAGAGGGAAATCCAGTTGTACTTTTACTGGAGAAACTACGATAAGGGGTGATGGGCGTGATGATGGTTTTGTCTCTGAGCATAGTATTGGAGAAACCAGGAGAAGAGGCAATCGATCAGATAATTGTCTTGTGTATAGCAGAAAAAAAGGTAGAGTGAAATTTAATAGTTGTAGTTTTAGCTCACATGTGACTGGAGGAACCAAGATAAGCTGTGATCAAGCTGACTCTTCTGTATGTAGCCAAAGGGGACAGATTGCTAAAGCTGATAGTGCGTTTACTGGACTTAACCCTGGAGAAATCAAGCAAATTGGTTATCAACCTGTTGACAGCCAGAGCACGCAGTTAGTGAAATCTAATGGTATCTTGACTGAAAGTCATATTAGGACAACCAAGAGAAATGGAGATACATCTGATGTGTTGCTTATGTATAGCCGGAGGAAGCGGAGAGAGAAATCTATTGGTGTCCGGGTTAATGGCTTTCTAGTTTATACCCGGAAAAAGTTCAAATTCAGAGGACCTTTTGCTCGACCTGACCCAAGCGAAACCAAGAAAAATGGTAATCAACTTTCTATTGCCAGTTCTCTAGAACTTGTAGACGATACCCAAGTTACCAAAGTGAGATGTGCTTCTGATGGAACAAATGTCAACTGTTCGTCATTGAAATCCAGTTCTGAACTTGATTCAAGTTCCAGTAAAACTGGAGAAGATGATTGCTATTCCTCTGATGCTGGGGTGTCTGAGACAGATACAGACAGTAGCAGCAGCCCTTTCAGGCAGTGTAAACATTGTGATGAGCCAGGAACTGTTGAAAGAATGCTAATTTGTGATGAATGTGAAGAAGCATATCATACACGCTGCTGTGGTACTCGAAGGAAAGAAGTTGCAAAGATAGATGACTGGCTTTGTCCATCCTGTTTGAAAAAGAAGTCATCAAAGACCAAAATTAAGGGAAGAATTTCACGGGAACGGAAATGGAGAGTTACAGTACCATTTGTAATAGGAATTCGAATAGGAAAAGAGTTTCAAGCAGATGTTCCAGACTGGTCAGGTCCAACAATGAG TGATACTTCTTTTGTTGGTGAACCCTTGGAGATTGATGAGTCAGAATACATGCAT GATCTCAAGAAGGCCAAGAATAGTAAGAAACAATGTTCTGCAGTAAATTGGCTTCAGTGCAGGGAGGAAAATAGTAATGGAAATATTTGCGGAAAGTGGCGTAG GGCCCCTCGTTCAGAGGTACAAACCAAAGACTGGGAATGCTTCTGCTGCGTCTTCTGGGATCCATCACGTGCGGACTGTGCCGTCCCTCAG GAACTGGAGACGAGTGAGATCCTTAAACAACTCAAGTACATCAAGATG CTTAGACCTCGTTCAGATGCCAAAAAGCGAAAGATAGGATCGAAGGGTCGAAATAAATCACGTAACGAAGGAAAATCTTGA
- the LOC104701272 gene encoding uncharacterized serine-rich protein C215.13-like, with product MDSLVASYASSGEDEEPQPRRGAFTSNSSVPSSSSSSLFSVIPQPKEVRSSEDGDFGSSSSRVKSSPFLSSLPPPKSSISRQQGPAPSSITKRVVQIRLPVNPRPSNLDDEDDEEEEEKARKKRKQMESASASYDSSVRSFLSAMPAPKSSQTLGALPSLGSGSSRRSNLETETPAIAIAQTAESGSSDQNQSYESVSHRNSVAEQIAGVVDNYYAGGYETNPSASVGYDGSSYGGNTWNGGGYEATTGLPEAVVAMDSGARRGRRGRNQMPEMVEVKQDELMKNRPRVDQVKSTGIAFGPAYQPATSSSKGKVSKLHKRKHQITALFMDMKHKETELTERRSRGLLTKAETQAKYGW from the exons ATGGACTCTCTGGTCGCGAGTTACGCTTCGTCGGGCGAAGACGAAGAACCTCAACCCCGTAGAGGAGCTTTCACCTCGAATTCTTCagtaccttcttcttcttcttcttctctattctcAGTTATTCCTCAACCTAAAGAAGTCAGATCTTCCGAAGATGGTGATTTCGGTTCATCTTCATCTCGCGTAAAATCATCTCCGTTCCTCTCCTCTCTCCCACCTCCTAAATCCTCAATTTCACGGCAACAAGGTCCTGCTCCGTCGTCGATCACGAAACGCGTCGTTCAGATCAGGCTTCCGGTAAACCCTAGACCGAGCAATCTCGAtgacgaagacgatgaagaagaagaagagaaagcgaGGAAGAAGCGTAAGCAGATGGAATCTGCATCCGCATCTTACGATTCATCAGTCAGATCGTTCTTATCCGCCATGCCTGCACCTAAGAGCTCGCAAACACTCGGCGCTCTTCCTTCATTGGGATCAGGATCAAGTCGAAGATCGAATCTCGAAACGGAAACACCTGCAATTGCAATTGCTCAAACGGCGGAATCAGGTAGTAGTGATCAAAACCAGAGTTATGAATCGGTAAGCCATAGAAATAGCGTAGCGGAACAAATCGCTGGAGTAGTAGATAACTATTATGCTGGTGGATACGAAACGAATCCTAGTGCTAGTGTTGGATATGATGGTAGTAGCTATGGAGGTAATACTTGGAACGGTGGTGGGTATGAGGCTACAACGGGATTGCCCGAAGCGGTTGTAGCTATGGATAGTGGTGCTAGGAGAGGAAGGAGAGGGAGGAATCAGATGCCAGAGATGGTTGAGGTTAAGCAAGATGAGCTTATGAAGAATAGGCCAAGAGTTGATCAGGTTAAATCTACTGGAATCGCTTTTGGACCCGCGTATCAG CCAGCGACATCTTCATCTAAAGGGAAAGTGTCAAAGCTTCACAAGAGGAAGCATCAAATCACTGCATTGTTCATGGACATGAAGCACAAAGAGACTGAGTTGACTGAGAGACGTTCTAGAGGATTGCTCACAAAAGCCGAGACACAAGCTAAATACGGATGGTGA
- the LOC104701282 gene encoding pentatricopeptide repeat-containing protein At2g19280-like: protein MWVSSSILNLKSHWFTRAKPFRYIWSRSFSLTSLADDTNPPRFQSDSGISDARISSSKHFYFDTILRNVDVPSDDCVETIRNVLMKHSWIQKHETGFSTELDQYSVVRILDDLFEETLDASIALYFFRWSELWIGVEHSSRSISRMVHILVSGNMNYRAVDMLLCLVKKCSGEERSLCLLMNDLFETRIDRRVLETVFCILIDCCVRERQIDMALKLTYKMDQFGIFTSRGVCISLLEGILRVHGLELAREFVEHMLSRGRHLNAAVLSLFISRYCSDGYFDKGWELLMGMKHYGIRPDIVAFTVFVNNLCKAGFLKEATAALFKLKHFGISQDSVSVSSVIDGFCKVGKPEEAIKLIHYFRLRPNIFVYSSFLSIICTKGDMLRASTIFQEIFELGLLPDCVCYTNMIDGYCNLGRTDKAFQYFGALLKSGIRPSLKTYTLLIGACSKFGSIVDAESVFRNVKLEGLKPDVVTYNSLMYGYGKTYQLNKVFELIDGMRSAGISPDVATYNIVIHSMVIRGYVDEANEIISELIRRGFVPSAFAFTDVIDGFSKRGDFQEAFLLWFYMADLRAQPDVVTCSALLHGYCRAQRMEKAIVLFNKLLDAGLKPDVVLYNTLIHGYCSVGDIEKACELIGLMVQRGMLPNESTHHALVVGLEGKRFVNSEKHASMLLEDIVVANGV from the coding sequence ATGTGGGTTTCAAGCTCAATACTTAACCTGAAGTCTCATTGGTTTACGAGAGCTAAGCCCTTTAGATATATCTGGTCTAGGAGCTTTTCTCTTACTTCGTTGGCTGATGATACTAACCCCCCAAGGTTTCAGAGTGATTCAGGTATCTCCGATGCAAGAATTAGTTCAAGtaagcatttttattttgatacgATTCTGAGGAACGTTGATGTCCCTAGTGACGACTGTGTTGAAACTATTAGAAATGTGCTTATGAAACACAGTTGGATACAGAAACATGAGACTGGGTTTAGTACTGAGCTTGATCAGTATAGTGTCGTTAGAATTTTGGATGATCTGTTTGAGGAGACTTTGGATGCGTCTATTGCTTTATACTTCTTTAGGTGGTCAGAGTTGTGGATTGGCGTTGAGCACTCGAGCAGGTCTATCAGCCGAATGGTTCATATTTTGGTATCTGGAAATATGAATTACAGAGCTGTGGATATGCTTCTGTGTCTGGTGAAGAAATGTAGTGGAGAAGAGAGGTCCTTGTGTTTACTTATGAATGATCTATTTGAAACTCGTATTGATCGTCGGGTTCTGGAGACTGTGTTTTGCATACTGATTGATTGTTGCGTTAGAGAGAGACAAATAGACATGGCCCTGAAACTAACTTACAAAATGGACCAGTTTGGTATCTTTACTTCACGAGGGGTTTGTATTTCGTTGCTTGAGGGAATTCTACGAGTTCATGGCTTGGAGTTAGCTAGGGAATTTGTTGAGCACATGCTTAGTCGTGGGAGACATCTAAATGCTGCTGTGCTTAGCCTATTCATAAGCAGATATTGCTCTGATGGCTATTTTGATAAAGGTTGGGAATTACTTATGGGGATGAAACACTATGGCATCAGACCCGATATTGTGGCATTTACAGTTTTCGTTAATAACTTATGTAAGGCAGGGTTTCTAAAAGAAGCAACTGCAGCGTTGTTTAAACTCAAACACTTTGGTATCTCTCAGGATTCCGTATCCGTCAGTTCTGTTATTGATGGGTTCTGTAAGGTAGGAAAACCAGAGGAAGCCATCAAGCTCATTCACTATTTTCGTCTTAGACCAAACATTTTTGTGTACAGTAGCTTTCTGTCAATTATATGTACCAAGGGAGACATGCTAAGAGCATCTACCATATTTCAGGAGATTTTCGAGTTGGGACTTCTTCCTGATTGTGTTTGTTATACAAATATGATTGATGGGTATTGTAATCTAGGCAGAACAGATAAAGCTTTTCAATATTTTGGGGCGCTGTTGAAAAGTGGGATCCGGCCATCCTTAAAAACATATACACTACTTATTGGTGCTTGCAGCAAATTTGGAAGCATAGTTGATGCAGAGTCTGTGTTTCGGAATGTGAAACTTGAGGGTTTGAAACCTGATGTTGTAACGTATAACAGTCTGATGTATGGTTATGGGAAGACATATCAGCTGAATAAAGTTTTTGAGCTTATTGATGGAATGAGATCTGCTGGTATTTCTCCAGATGTTGCAACCTACAATATTGTGATACATAGCATGGTAATTAGAGGATATGTAGATGAAGCAAATGAAATTATCAGTGAGCTTATCCGACGGGGCTTCGTTCCTAGTGCATTTGCATTCACTGATGTGATTGATGGGTTCTCAAAGAGGGGGGATTTTCAGGAAGCGTTTCTTTTGTGGTTCTACATGGCTGATCTTAGAGCGCAACCTGATGTTGTAACATGCAGTGCATTACTTCATGGCTATTGCAGGGCGCAGAGAATGGAAAAagctattgttttgtttaataagttGCTTGATGCGGGGTTAAAGCCAGATGTGGTTTTGTATAATACGCTCATCCATGGATATTGCAGTGTAGGAGATATTGAGAAAGCATGTGAGTTGATTGGTTTGATGGTTCAAAGGGGAATGCTTCCAAATGAGAGTACCCATCATGCACTTGTTGTGGGGCTTGAGGGAAAGAGATTTGTGAACTCAGAAAAGCATGCATCCATGCTACTTGAAGATATTGTTGTTGCAAATGGTGTCTGA